The Amphiura filiformis chromosome 12, Afil_fr2py, whole genome shotgun sequence genome includes a region encoding these proteins:
- the LOC140165290 gene encoding toll-like receptor 2 produces MESVDISQNPIKNVYFGNLTDTTLGSINITGFSCGADSTQVEVETGMTLCPVSSTLENINFSNVNFDLFVWGNCSHLKSLFISESGGIIFNEQDVANSGFPDLVNLTLTKCKLSSIDQFLLESRNMRYLDLSNNNIDNINENDFSSLVNMEYMNLSHNRIYSLPDFSSLVNITRMDLSFNRIESLPETQFQHLSGLAYLNLAGNRLANLNVLKGLSSLQTLIVYDNAMTTLPDFLMKAPYNLTYVDFGNNPFSCTCDIKLLQDWILREKRTYVDPKLPFLCKSPPSQENRGITETELDCSLHLLKYLLPPGLSGLVIVICLIIAKVYKYRWRIRYKFRLLFYQRRHQRLIDNDDDADSMNSDNEDMEVTYEAPIMRRQYHAYVAYHKDNEAWINDQLIPNIEDGPQQFRLCMTERGDIPAGRNNVICQGIYKSRKTIAVLSDNFMDDGWCQYQLQIAHMRLVLDNDDVLILVQIGEIPEDKKTTLLRQILRNKEVLKWTDDLIEQELFWNRLKIKLRKPPRIQSTNC; encoded by the coding sequence ATGGAATCTGTGGATATTTCCCAGAATCCCATTAAAAACGTTTATTTTGGCAATCTGACTGATACAACCCTAGGATCTATCAATATTACAGGATTTTCATGTGGAGCAGATTCTACTCAAGTTGAAGTTGAGACCGGTATGACATTGTGTCCTGTTTCCTCTACACTTGAAAACATCAACTTCAGTAACGTTAACTTTGATTTATTTGTATGGGGTAATTGCTCACATCTCAAGTCACTTTTCATATCCGAATCAGGCGGAATTATTTTCAATGAACAAGATGTTGCCAATTCAGGTTTTCCTGACCTAGTAAACCTGACATTAACGAAGTGCAAATTGTCATCAATTGATCAATTTCTCTTAGAGAGTCGTAATATGCGATATTTAGATCTTAGTAATAACAACATCGACAATATTAATGAAAATGACTTTTCTTCACTGGTAAACATGGAATACATGAATCTCAGTCATAATCGAATATACAGCTTGCCTGACTTTTCTTCACTGGTAAACATTACACGCATGGATCTCAGTTTTAATCGAATAGAAAGCTTACCTGAAACACAATTTCAACACTTGTCAGGACTCGCGTACCTGAATTTGGCAGGAAACAGACTTGCcaatttgaatgttttgaaaggTCTGTCGAGTCTACAAACACTTATTGTATATGACAATGCAATGACTACATTACCGGACTTCTTGATGAAAGCACCATACAACTTGACGTATGTGGACTTTGGGAACAACCCGTTTTCTTGCACATGTGATATTAAACTCCTACAAGATTGGATACTGAGAGAGAAGAGAACATACGTAGACCCAAAACTCCCATTTCTGTGCAAGTCTCCTCCCAGTCAAGAGAATCGTGGCATCACTGAGACAGAATTAGACTGCAGTCTGCATCTTTTGAAATACCTCCTCCCTCCAGGCTTGTCAGGATTAGTCATTGTAATTTGTCTAATAATTGCTAAGGTTTATAAATATCGGTGGCGCATACGTTACAAGTTCCGGCTTTTGTTTTATCAAAGAAGACATCAGCGACTTATAGACAATGATGACGATGCAGATAGCATGAATAGCGATAATGAGGATATGGAAGTCACATATGAAGCACCAATCATGCGACGTCAATATCATGCTTATGTTGCCTATCACAAAGACAATGAAGCATGGATAAATGATCAACTCATTCCAAACATTGAGGATGGACCGCAACAGTTTCGCCTTTGTATGACAGAAAGAGGTGATATTCCCGCAGGGCGCAATAATGTTATATGTCAAGGGATTTATAAAAGCCGCAAAACTATCGCAGTTTTATCAGATAATTTCATGGATGACGGGTGGTGTCAATATCAGCTACAGATTGCACACATGCGTTTGGTACTGGACAATGATGATGTACTTATTCTTGTACAGATCGGAGAAATTCCTGAAGATAAAAAGACAACGTTGCTTCGTCAGATATTACGTAACAAGGAAGTATTGAAGTGGACTGACGATTTGATTGAACAAGAGTTGTTCTGGAATCGGTTGAAGATAAAACTACGCAAACCACCGCGGATTCAGTCAACCAATTGCTAA